From Erigeron canadensis isolate Cc75 chromosome 8, C_canadensis_v1, whole genome shotgun sequence, one genomic window encodes:
- the LOC122580373 gene encoding inositol-3-phosphate synthase — translation MFIESFKVESPNVKYTDDEINSVYNYDTTELVHEEKNGSYQWVVKPKTVKYEFKTQIHVPKLGVMLVGWGGNNGSTLTAGVIANREGISWATKDKVQQANYFGSLTQASTIRVGSFNGEEIYAPFKSLLPMVNPDDIVFGGWDISSMNLADAMARARVLDIDLQKQLRPYMESMVPLPGIFDPDFIAANQGSRADNVIKGTKNEQIQKIIKDIRDFKEANKVDKVVVLWTANTERYSNVVVGLNDTMENMFASLDRNEAEISPSTLYAIACILENVPFINGSPQNTFVPGVIELAIKRNTLIGGDDFKSGQTKMKSVLVDFLVGAGIKPTSIVSYNHLGNNDGMNLSAPQTFRSKEISKSNVVDDMVSSNAILYEPGEHPDHVVVIKYVPYVADSKRAMDEYTSEIFMGGTNTIVMHNTCEDSLLAAPIILDLVLLAELSTRIQLKSETEGKFHSFHPVATILSYLTKAPLVPPGTPVVNALAKQRAMLENILRACVGLAPENNMILEYK, via the exons atgtttattgAGAGCTTTAAGGTTGAAAGCCCAAATGTTAAGTACACTGATGATGAAATAAATTCAGTGTATAACTATGATACAACCGAGCTTGTTCATGAAGAGAAAAATGGGTCATATCAATGGGTTGTTAAACCCAAAACTGttaaatatgagtttaaaaCTCAAATCCATGTCCCAAAACTAGG GGTTATGCTTGTTGGATGGGGAGGAAACAATGGATCAACGTTAACGGCTGGCGTTATCGCGAACAGAGA GGGAATATCTTGGGCTACCAAAGATAAAGTTCAACAAGCTAATTATTTTGGTTCCTTGACTCAAGCATCCACCATTAGAGTTGGTTCCTTTAATGGAGAGGAGATTTATGCCCCATTCAAGAGCCTTTTGCCTATG GTTAACCCGGATGATATAGTGTTTGGGGGATGGGACATAAGCAGCATGAACTTGGCTGATGCAATGGCAAGGGCCAGAGTTTTGGACATTGATCTTCAAAAACAATTAAGGCCTTACATGGAATCCATGGTTCCACTCCCTGGCATCTTTGATCCTGATTTCATTGCTGCAAACCAAGGCTCACGTGCAGACAACGTGATCAAAGGAACCAAAAATGAACAAATCCAAAAGATCATCAAAGACATCAg GGATTTCAAGGAGGCAAACAAGGTTGACAAAGTGGTGGTACTATGGACAGCCAACACAGAAAGATACAGCAATGTAGTCGTTGGGCTTAACGACACAATGGAAAACATGTTTGCTTCACTGGATAGAAACGAAGCCGAGATTTCTCCATCAACCTTGTATGCTATTGCTTGTATCCTAGAAAACGTGCCTTTCATCAATGGCAGCCCACAAAACACTTTTGTCCCAG GGGTTATTGAATTGGCCATCAAGAGGAACACCTTAATTGGTGGAGATGACTTTAAGAGTGGTCAAACTAAGATGAAGTCTGTTCTTGTTGATTTCCTTGTTGGAGCTGGTATTAAG CCAACGTCCATCGTGAGCTACAACCATTTAGGAAACAATGATGGAATGAACCTCTCAGCGCCACAAACTTTCCGATCCAAGGAGATTTCCAAGAGCaatgttgttgatgatatggTTTCTAGCAATGCCATCTTATATGAGCCCGGCGAGCATCCTGACCATGTAGTCGTCATCAAG TATGTTCCATATGTCGCGGATAGCAAGAGAGCTATGGATGAGTACACCTCTGAGATATTCATGGGTGGAACAAACACAATTGTGATGCACAACACATGTGAGGATTCTCTTTTAGCTGCTCCAATCATCTTGGACTTAGTCCTACTGGCCGAGCTCAGTACTCGCATTCAACTCAAATCTGAAACCGAG GGTAAATTTCACTCTTTCCATCCAGTGGCTACCATTCTGAGTTACCTCACAAAGGCCCCTCTT GTACCACCTGGGACACCAGTGGTGAATGCACTAGCAAAACAAAGGGCAATGTTGGAGAATATTTTAAGGGCTTGTGTTGGATTAGCACCAGAAAACAACATGATCTTGGAATACAAGTGA
- the LOC122610400 gene encoding uncharacterized protein LOC122610400 yields MWGTLTVMFEGCSTSMESTITTLTRRYERFFSLRNESLTDTHTRFNALVNDLAAVGIEKKNEVLKSKFLDSLPPKWNNYISSVKLSSVYHNLDLPGLFGLLHNQECSEAEKLIAMGDSYSQPSTALVASMTEHPSSISNEIIPCCEESDGDELANEVAMLADRIRRRSFGKFKEKGKSGQADKTKKPFDMSKVTVSVKGGRGEKYSKLKTKYKALKAQVAELSNKVEKDEKSLIARDWAESATSSEDEEYSNEKCLMAKEKIAEDLVKLQEQSESAHKASTSQTAPPENFTIEKLESEIKNQKQLNSILVTEAKVSEEKFLKIKHITESWCTNSKRASKCVNVQVPHQVQAVFDGDYDRAIAISEVCAMEPYQPPSPPKKSGIGFKDPDVIGQTIAEAVSESDRVIELKPEETLDLSKLTITQSMSNSKKGEISMDNDFLAKVSDPKIVDQSKLRSECKKSGIGKCSVQKETLNVTKKNFKSGRSQIKQQWVSKCDKNIGSSTQSESDPMGYHDSHTWHLDSGCSKHMTGCKSLLCSFRTSAGPSVTFGDDSQGRTEGFGILSNGPLTFRRVSYVNGLKHNLISVSQLCDAGYEVRFRADKGIVLDLEGCSKSVNEFSEDEEINFEELDIPENEPPSNLLVEDKNAQTQGEQIIEEEELPFFDCEQADPTPT; encoded by the exons ATGTGGGGTACTTTGACTGTCATGTTTGAAGGATGCTCTACCTCTATGGAATCAACCATTACCACCTTAACAAGGAGGTATGAAAGATTCTTCTCTTTGAGGAATGAGTCCTTAACAGACACTCATACTCGTTTTAATGCTTTGGTTAATGATCTAGCTGCTGTAggtattgaaaagaaaaatgaagttttaaaaaGCAAGTTTTTAGATTCATTACCACCAAAGTGGAACAATTATATTTCTTCTGTGAAGCTAAGTTCTGTGTATCATAATCTTGATCTCCCTGGACTTTTTGGTTTACTCCATAACCAAGAATGTTCAGAAGCTGAAAAGTTGATTGCTATGGGTGATTCTTATAGTCAGCCTTCTACTGCACTTGTTGCATCCATGACTGAACACCCTAGCTCAATATCTAATGAGATCATTCCCTGT TGTGAAGAATCTGATGGTGATGAGTTAGCCAATGAAGTGGCTATGTTGGCTGATAGGATAAGAAGGAGATCCTTTGgaaaattcaaagaaaaaggtaaaagtGGACAAGCTGATAAGACCAAGAAGCCTTTTGATATGTCCAAAGTCACTGTGTCAGTCAAAGGTGGAAGAGGTGAAAAATATTCAAAGCTCAAGACAAAATACAAAGCTCTCAAAGCACAAGTTGCAGAGCTGAGTAATAAAGTtgagaaagatgaaaagagtcTGATTGCTAGAGACTGGGCTGAGAGTGCTACAtcttcagaagatgaagaatacTCAAATGAGAAGTGTCTTATGGCTAAAGAGAAGATTGCTGAAGACCTTGTGAAATTGCAAGAGCAATCTGAGTCAGCTCATAAAGCTTCTACAAGTCAGACTGCTCCACCTGAG AATTTCACCATTGAAAAGTTAGAGTctgaaattaaaaatcaaaagcaaCTGAATTCAATCTTGGTAACTGAAGCTAAAGTTTCtgaagaaaagtttttgaaaatcaaacacATAACTGAGTCATGGTGTACAAATTCTAAAAGAGCTTCAAAATGTGTCAATGTTCAAGTTCCTCATCAAGTGCAAGCTGTGTTTGATGGTGACTATGATAGAGCTATTGCTATCAGTGAAGTTTGTGCCATGGAACCTTATCAGCCTCCTTCTCCTCCTAAG AAGTCTGGTATTGGTTTTAAAGATCCTGATGTTATTGGTCAAACCATTGCGGAAGCTGTGTCTGAATCAGATAGGGTAATTGAACTAAAACCTGAGGAAACTCTTGATTTATCAAAGCTAACAATTACTCAATCTATGTCAAACtcaaa GAAAGGTGAGATTTCTATGGATAATGATTTTTTGGCTAAAGTGTCTGATCCCAAAATTGTTGATCAAAGTAAATTAAGGTCTGAATGTAAGAAATCAGGAATTGGAAAATgttctgttcaaaaagaaactCTTAATGTTACCaaaaagaatttcaaatctgGTAGGAGTCAGATCAAGCAACAATGGGTttcaaaatgtgataagaatattGGTTCAAGTACCCAATCTGAGTCAGACCCAATG GGCTATCACGACTCACATACCTGGCACTTGGACagtgggtgttccaagcatatgacTGGATGTAAGTCCCTGCTATGTAGCTTTAGGACGAGCGCTGGTCCTAGTGTTACATTTGGAGATGATTCCCAAGGAAGAACAGAAGGttttggtattttgtcaaaTGGTCCTCTTACTTTCAGAAGGGTGTCTTATGTGAATGGCTTGAAGCACAATCTGATAAGTGTGAGTCAGTTGTGTGATGCTGGCTATGAAGTAAGATTCCGAGCTGATAAGGGCATTGTTCTGGATTTAGAAG GTTGCTCCAAGTCAGTCAATGAATTCTCTGAAGATGAAGAAATCAATTTTGAAGAACTGGATATTCCTGAGAATGAGCCTCCCTCTAATCTACTTGTTGAAGACAAGAATGCTCAAACTCAGGGGGAGCAAAtcattgaagaagaagagttaCCATTCTTTGATTGTGAGCAAGCTGATCCTACTCCTACCTAA